One window of the Chloroflexia bacterium SDU3-3 genome contains the following:
- a CDS encoding VWA domain-containing protein translates to MHMQFLLPIGLLALLALPVIVLLHIIRERRRRQVVPSLLHWRDLPRPQGGQRLSQLPISPLLLLQLLAALLLALALARPQLLAAPLGQATQLVLVIDTSTSMAARDGSSTRFDQAVGRARALLGTLPPGGSATLIAAGSVPQVVAQGDRAAAEAALGQLRPGGTVQDMGPALALADAAVDAQHTARIVVLTDGGGPRPDAYVAAAPIDWQQIGGAAANRAIIAFAARAAGGKTQVYARVANYGDSSFDGMLRLFSGDEALDARPVQIAANAEAEQTWTLPAGGDALRLELDGGDALPDDDTAVLSLAPERPIRVLLVAEDAEPLQRALKAVPGAQVSYVPPSQYAAQQDVDVTVFDTFLPNEWPAGAALAIYPPTSALLPGIAAQPVDISGETLETGGSLLGGLGLGGVNFGLVRGVEPYSGTATLLRAGETPLIQRGQVDGRSLAIWSFDIHQGNIATRLAFPLLVSRTLRDLAPTAPPASLVAGATMVLRPDPRTTTVELVAPNGQVQRMPGGASVTLGPLAQAGWYDLIERGPSGERYRGKIAVNAGAAAESSLRQQPAPTLSAAAAAQGGLLRRTTDLWPGLALLAAAILIFEWLYIHRPLAAR, encoded by the coding sequence ATGCACATGCAGTTTCTCCTTCCCATAGGCCTGCTGGCGCTGCTGGCGCTGCCCGTGATCGTGCTGCTGCACATCATCCGCGAGCGCCGCCGCCGCCAGGTGGTGCCCAGCCTGCTGCACTGGCGCGATCTGCCGCGCCCCCAGGGCGGGCAGCGGCTCAGCCAGCTACCGATCTCGCCGCTGCTGCTGCTGCAGCTGCTGGCCGCGCTGCTGCTGGCGCTGGCGCTGGCCCGCCCGCAGCTGCTGGCCGCGCCGCTGGGCCAGGCCACCCAGCTGGTGCTGGTGATCGACACATCCACCAGCATGGCCGCCCGGGATGGCAGCTCGACCCGCTTCGACCAGGCCGTGGGCCGCGCCCGCGCGCTGCTGGGCACGCTGCCCCCCGGCGGCAGCGCCACGCTGATCGCGGCGGGCAGCGTGCCCCAGGTGGTGGCCCAGGGCGACCGCGCCGCCGCCGAGGCCGCGCTGGGCCAGCTGCGCCCCGGCGGTACCGTGCAAGACATGGGGCCTGCCCTGGCCCTGGCCGATGCGGCGGTGGACGCACAGCACACCGCGCGGATCGTGGTGCTGACCGACGGCGGCGGCCCGCGCCCCGACGCCTATGTGGCGGCAGCCCCGATTGACTGGCAGCAGATCGGCGGCGCGGCGGCGAATCGGGCGATCATCGCGTTTGCGGCGCGGGCGGCAGGTGGCAAGACCCAGGTCTACGCTCGCGTGGCCAACTATGGCGATTCCTCATTTGATGGCATGCTGCGGCTTTTCTCCGGCGATGAGGCGCTGGATGCGCGGCCTGTGCAGATCGCGGCCAACGCCGAGGCCGAGCAGACCTGGACGCTGCCCGCAGGCGGCGACGCCCTGCGGCTGGAGCTGGACGGCGGCGACGCCCTGCCCGATGACGACACCGCTGTGCTCAGCCTGGCCCCCGAGCGGCCCATCCGCGTGCTGCTGGTGGCCGAGGACGCCGAGCCGCTTCAGCGGGCGCTCAAGGCGGTGCCGGGGGCGCAGGTTTCCTATGTGCCGCCCAGCCAATATGCCGCCCAGCAGGATGTGGATGTGACGGTGTTTGATACGTTCTTGCCGAATGAGTGGCCGGCGGGCGCGGCGCTGGCGATCTACCCGCCGACCAGCGCGCTGCTGCCGGGCATCGCCGCTCAGCCAGTCGATATCAGCGGCGAGACGCTGGAGACCGGCGGATCGCTGCTGGGCGGGCTGGGGCTGGGCGGGGTGAACTTTGGGCTGGTGCGCGGCGTGGAGCCGTACAGCGGCACCGCCACCCTGCTGCGCGCTGGTGAGACCCCGCTGATCCAGCGCGGGCAGGTCGACGGGCGCAGCCTAGCGATCTGGTCGTTCGACATCCACCAGGGCAATATCGCCACGCGGCTGGCCTTCCCGCTGCTGGTGTCGCGCACCCTGCGCGATCTGGCCCCCACCGCGCCGCCCGCGTCGCTGGTGGCGGGCGCGACCATGGTGCTGCGCCCCGACCCGCGCACCACCACGGTGGAGCTGGTTGCGCCCAACGGTCAAGTGCAGCGCATGCCGGGCGGGGCCTCGGTGACGCTTGGCCCGCTGGCCCAGGCGGGCTGGTACGACCTGATCGAGCGCGGCCCCAGCGGCGAGCGCTACCGTGGCAAGATCGCGGTGAACGCCGGTGCGGCGGCAGAGTCGAGCCTGCGCCAGCAGCCCGCGCCCACGCTGAGCGCTGCGGCTGCCGCCCAGGGCGGCCTGCTGCGCCGCACCACCGACCTCTGGCCGGGGCTGGCGCTGCTGGCCGCCGCCATCCTGATCTTCGAGTGGCTCTATATCCATCGGCCTCTCGCCGCACGGTGA
- a CDS encoding DUF58 domain-containing protein yields MWFKTILRRRGAPASAAPRRGGPFRANEAMLRRLERLTVDASRSLQGNPNSGEHPSRHQLPMAIFSEHRPYSPGDDYRTVDWNAYARHEQVVVKLGEAEQDVDVHVLVDCSRSMDYGAPSKLVAAQQFAAAVGYIALAHSDRVRVTPFSAARLAGFGPAQGKGRAPELLRFIERLAPASATSLADVLRGYARQHERGGLLVICSDLLAAPADTLSEGLRSLTPPRWQVLVAHTLEAGELSPALGGLVDLEDAETGERIAVQLDEAALQQYRQNVERWQREIAEACGRYGASYVQVLADWPFERAVLPYLRLRRMVR; encoded by the coding sequence ATGTGGTTCAAGACTATTTTACGCCGTAGGGGCGCGCCCGCCAGCGCCGCGCCGCGCCGTGGCGGGCCGTTCCGCGCGAACGAGGCTATGCTGCGGCGGCTGGAGCGCCTGACGGTCGATGCCAGCCGCTCGCTGCAGGGCAACCCCAACAGCGGCGAGCACCCCAGCCGCCACCAGCTGCCCATGGCGATCTTCAGCGAGCACCGGCCCTACAGCCCCGGCGACGACTACCGCACCGTGGATTGGAACGCCTACGCCCGCCACGAGCAGGTGGTGGTGAAGCTGGGCGAGGCCGAGCAGGATGTGGATGTGCACGTGCTGGTGGACTGCTCGCGCTCCATGGACTATGGCGCGCCCAGCAAGCTGGTGGCCGCGCAGCAGTTTGCCGCTGCGGTGGGCTACATCGCCCTGGCCCACAGCGACCGCGTGCGGGTGACGCCGTTCAGCGCCGCGCGGCTGGCTGGCTTCGGCCCGGCGCAGGGCAAGGGGCGCGCCCCCGAGCTGCTGCGCTTCATCGAGCGGCTGGCCCCGGCCAGCGCCACCTCGCTGGCCGATGTGCTGCGCGGCTACGCCCGCCAGCACGAGCGCGGCGGCCTGCTGGTGATCTGCTCGGATCTGCTGGCCGCGCCCGCCGACACCCTGTCCGAGGGGCTGCGATCGCTGACGCCGCCGCGCTGGCAGGTGCTGGTGGCCCACACGCTTGAGGCGGGCGAGCTGTCGCCCGCGCTAGGCGGCCTGGTCGATCTAGAGGATGCCGAGACCGGTGAGCGGATCGCGGTGCAGCTGGATGAGGCTGCGCTCCAGCAGTATCGCCAGAACGTGGAGCGCTGGCAGCGCGAGATCGCCGAGGCCTGCGGGCGCTACGGCGCATCCTACGTGCAGGTGCTGGCCGACTGGCCCTTTGAGCGCGCGGTGCTGCCCTACCTGCGGCTCCGCCGGATGGTTCGCTAG
- a CDS encoding transcriptional regulator — protein sequence MDRIQSRAARLQRLEHSLYNAPQGLRVVELAERCGVDRRTIYRDLQTLDDMGIPVWEADNRYGIDRESYLSTVRLNLNEAIALFFAVRLLAHHSDEHNPHVVAALSKLATSLPDSTIAQHISRAAELIQSRPLRTSYIRVLEVITRAWADKRPVLLSYRSASGETTERVIHPYFLEAARSEPASYVIGYDELRDAIRTFKIERIVRADLMDGSYAVPEDFDPYDFLSSSWSVMSEQEVEVLLHFSPAVADRVRESMWHQSQQITSTADGGCDMRLYLGGTREIRAWVLGWGSDVEVLAPRELREDVAAHARRMAAMYSQRAAAAD from the coding sequence ATGGATCGCATTCAGAGCCGCGCCGCTCGCCTGCAGCGGCTAGAGCACAGCCTGTACAACGCCCCCCAGGGGCTGCGCGTCGTCGAGCTGGCCGAGCGCTGCGGCGTCGACCGCCGCACGATCTACCGCGACCTGCAGACGCTGGATGACATGGGCATCCCGGTGTGGGAGGCCGACAACCGCTACGGGATCGACCGCGAGTCCTACCTCTCGACGGTGCGGCTGAACCTGAATGAGGCGATCGCCCTGTTCTTCGCGGTGCGCCTGCTGGCCCACCACAGCGACGAGCACAACCCCCACGTGGTGGCCGCGCTCTCGAAGCTGGCCACCAGCCTGCCCGACTCCACGATCGCGCAGCATATCTCGCGCGCCGCCGAGCTGATCCAGTCGCGCCCGCTGCGCACCAGCTACATCCGCGTGCTGGAGGTGATCACCCGCGCCTGGGCCGACAAGCGCCCGGTGCTGCTCTCGTACCGCAGCGCCAGCGGCGAGACCACCGAGCGGGTCATCCACCCCTACTTCCTTGAGGCAGCCCGCAGCGAGCCTGCGTCCTACGTGATCGGCTACGACGAGCTGCGCGACGCCATCCGCACCTTCAAGATCGAGCGGATCGTGCGCGCCGACCTGATGGATGGCAGCTACGCCGTGCCCGAGGACTTCGACCCCTACGATTTTCTCTCGTCGTCGTGGAGCGTGATGAGCGAGCAGGAGGTGGAGGTGCTGCTGCACTTCAGCCCCGCCGTGGCCGACCGCGTGCGCGAGAGCATGTGGCACCAGAGCCAGCAGATCACCAGCACCGCCGACGGCGGCTGCGACATGCGGCTGTACCTGGGCGGCACCCGCGAGATCCGCGCGTGGGTGCTGGGCTGGGGCAGCGATGTGGAGGTGCTGGCCCCGCGCGAGCTGCGCGAGGATGTGGCGGCCCACGCGCGGCGCATGGCGGCCATGTACAGCCAGCGCGCCGCCGCCGCCGACTAG
- a CDS encoding type B 50S ribosomal protein L31 gives MKKDIHPKDYRPVVFKDLSSGDTFLVRSTIRTDKTIVWSDGNTYPLATVDVTSYSHPFYTGEQRIVDTAGQVDRFMRRLQNSQAQQAEAARRRDEKSKAEPKKPSLLQEIYGEEEQG, from the coding sequence GTGAAAAAAGATATTCATCCGAAAGACTATCGCCCGGTCGTGTTTAAGGATCTGTCCTCGGGCGATACGTTCCTGGTCCGCTCGACCATCCGCACCGACAAGACGATTGTCTGGAGCGACGGCAACACCTACCCGCTGGCCACCGTCGATGTGACCAGCTACTCGCACCCGTTCTACACGGGCGAGCAGCGCATCGTCGACACCGCTGGCCAGGTCGACCGCTTCATGCGCCGCCTGCAGAACTCGCAGGCGCAGCAGGCCGAGGCCGCTCGCCGCCGCGACGAGAAGAGCAAGGCCGAGCCGAAGAAGCCCAGCCTGCTCCAGGAGATCTACGGCGAGGAGGAGCAGGGCTAG
- a CDS encoding 50S ribosomal protein L27 yields MAHKKGVGSSRNGRDSNPQYLGVKRFGGQYVKAGEVIVRQHGTKIKPGVGVALGRDYTIYSKVDGVVTFGFFSRTQKKVSVLPVTQPEVAEAVAAD; encoded by the coding sequence ATGGCGCATAAAAAAGGTGTTGGCAGCTCGCGCAACGGCCGCGATAGCAATCCGCAGTATCTCGGCGTGAAGCGCTTCGGCGGCCAGTACGTGAAGGCGGGCGAGGTGATCGTGCGCCAGCACGGCACGAAGATCAAGCCGGGCGTCGGCGTGGCCCTTGGCCGCGACTACACCATCTACTCCAAGGTGGATGGCGTCGTCACCTTCGGCTTCTTCTCGCGCACCCAGAAGAAAGTCAGCGTGCTTCCGGTGACACAGCCCGAGGTCGCTGAGGCTGTTGCCGCTGATTAG
- the rplU gene encoding 50S ribosomal protein L21: MYAIIRDRGMQYRVEEGQVLDVALLGDIAEGEFELGEVLVLGGDTPLVGTPTVSGAKVFAKVVSGEVKGDKIIIFKFKNKKRYRRRTGHRQKYTRIAISRIESK; this comes from the coding sequence GTGTACGCTATAATCCGAGACCGCGGCATGCAGTACCGCGTTGAAGAGGGTCAGGTTCTGGATGTGGCCCTGCTGGGCGACATCGCCGAGGGCGAGTTCGAGCTGGGTGAGGTGCTGGTGCTTGGCGGCGATACGCCGCTGGTCGGCACGCCCACCGTGAGCGGAGCGAAAGTTTTTGCGAAAGTGGTGAGCGGCGAAGTCAAGGGCGATAAGATCATCATCTTCAAGTTCAAGAACAAGAAGCGCTACCGCCGCCGCACTGGCCACCGCCAGAAGTACACCCGCATCGCCATTAGCCGGATCGAGAGCAAGTAA
- a CDS encoding GNAT family N-acetyltransferase, protein MSASPRPRRRWAGRLPPIQPRGEIFSMVIPTPAHALVMRRATQADAVAIGEIMAEAGQWLLRRGIRQWPGYPEPDLIQRRLQHAEIYMAELGGAAVGTLTLQQQDPEIWGELPPDALYVHGLAIRRSAGGRGLGGRMLAWAAEQAAVRGRAFLRLDCMGQNTALCSYYERHGFAPCGVVQLGGWQCARYQRSAALPWPEAARRA, encoded by the coding sequence ATGAGCGCTTCGCCACGCCCGAGGAGGCGCTGGGCTGGGCGCTTGCCGCCTATCCAGCCGAGAGGTGAGATCTTCAGCATGGTCATACCCACCCCTGCCCACGCGCTGGTCATGCGCCGCGCCACCCAGGCCGATGCCGTCGCCATAGGCGAGATCATGGCCGAGGCGGGCCAGTGGCTGCTGCGGCGCGGCATCCGCCAGTGGCCGGGCTACCCCGAGCCAGATCTGATCCAGCGCCGCCTGCAGCATGCCGAGATCTACATGGCCGAGCTTGGCGGCGCGGCGGTCGGCACGCTCACGCTGCAGCAGCAAGACCCCGAGATCTGGGGCGAGCTGCCGCCCGACGCGCTGTATGTGCATGGCCTGGCCATCCGGCGCAGCGCTGGCGGGCGGGGCCTGGGCGGGCGCATGCTGGCCTGGGCCGCCGAGCAGGCGGCAGTGCGCGGCAGGGCCTTTCTGCGGCTGGACTGCATGGGCCAGAATACCGCGCTCTGTAGCTACTACGAGCGGCATGGCTTCGCCCCCTGCGGCGTGGTGCAGCTGGGCGGCTGGCAGTGCGCTCGCTACCAGCGTAGCGCGGCGCTGCCCTGGCCAGAAGCGGCGCGGCGCGCCTGA
- a CDS encoding HD domain-containing protein, translating into MTQPAEQIEAALALARPALERIAAAGGYGLLVGGAVRDALLGRPNSDIDIEVYGLGPAELAAALSPLGSAHAVGRSFGVIKLQLADGVALDVALPQRRSRPVAGARGTIAAPDPTLTPREASARRDFTINALAITAEGELLDFWGGADDLRQGRLRHVSDSFGDDPLRVLRAVQFSARFGFQLDPGTAALCRSLLPQAQGIASERIWGEWQKWASARHPMAGLRTLDASGWLALYPELAALQGCQQPPEYHPEGDVWMHTCYVCESAAAIAEREGLGDEARRTLVLAALCHDLGKPATTTHERGRIRSPGHAEAGAPLAEALLARMGAFAHVVAQVLPLVREHMSHFEKPRARTVRRLAARLAPATMEQWAQLVEADRSGRPPLPPENPAATFLAYARDLAVAIAPPQPLLTGRALLAAGYAPGPALGAVLRAAYEAQLDERFATPEEALGWALAAYPAER; encoded by the coding sequence ATGACCCAGCCCGCCGAGCAGATCGAGGCGGCGCTGGCGCTGGCCCGGCCTGCGCTGGAGCGGATAGCGGCGGCGGGGGGCTATGGTCTGCTGGTGGGCGGCGCGGTGCGCGATGCGCTGCTGGGTCGCCCAAACAGCGATATCGATATCGAGGTGTATGGGCTTGGCCCAGCCGAGCTTGCCGCCGCGCTGTCCCCGTTGGGCAGCGCGCATGCGGTCGGTCGGTCATTCGGCGTGATCAAGCTGCAGCTGGCCGATGGCGTGGCGCTAGATGTGGCCCTGCCGCAGCGCCGCAGCCGCCCGGTGGCGGGCGCGCGCGGCACCATCGCCGCGCCCGACCCCACGCTCACCCCGCGCGAGGCATCCGCCCGCCGCGACTTCACCATCAACGCCCTGGCGATCACCGCCGAGGGCGAGCTGCTCGACTTCTGGGGCGGGGCCGACGACCTGCGCCAGGGGCGGCTGCGGCATGTCTCCGACAGCTTCGGCGACGACCCGCTGCGCGTGCTGCGCGCCGTGCAGTTTTCGGCGCGCTTCGGGTTCCAGCTCGACCCTGGCACAGCCGCATTGTGCCGCAGCCTGCTGCCGCAGGCCCAGGGCATCGCCAGCGAGCGGATCTGGGGCGAGTGGCAGAAGTGGGCCTCGGCGCGGCACCCTATGGCTGGGCTGCGCACGCTAGATGCCAGCGGCTGGCTGGCGCTCTACCCCGAGCTGGCGGCGCTGCAGGGCTGCCAGCAGCCCCCCGAGTACCACCCCGAGGGCGACGTGTGGATGCACACCTGCTATGTGTGCGAGAGCGCCGCCGCGATCGCCGAGCGCGAGGGGTTAGGCGACGAGGCGCGGCGCACCCTGGTGCTGGCCGCGCTCTGCCACGACCTGGGCAAGCCAGCCACCACCACCCACGAGCGCGGGCGGATCCGCAGCCCCGGCCACGCCGAGGCGGGCGCGCCGCTAGCCGAGGCCCTGCTGGCGCGCATGGGTGCGTTCGCCCATGTGGTGGCGCAGGTGCTGCCGCTGGTGCGCGAGCATATGAGCCACTTCGAGAAGCCTCGGGCGCGCACTGTGCGGCGGCTGGCGGCCCGGCTCGCGCCCGCCACCATGGAGCAGTGGGCGCAGCTGGTGGAGGCCGACCGCAGCGGTCGCCCGCCGCTGCCGCCCGAGAACCCCGCCGCCACGTTCCTGGCCTACGCCCGCGATCTGGCCGTGGCCATAGCGCCGCCCCAGCCGCTGCTCACCGGGCGCGCGCTGCTGGCGGCGGGCTACGCCCCCGGCCCAGCGCTGGGCGCGGTGCTGCGCGCCGCCTACGAGGCCCAGCTCGATGAGCGCTTCGCCACGCCCGAGGAGGCGCTGGGCTGGGCGCTTGCCGCCTATCCAGCCGAGAGGTGA
- a CDS encoding winged helix-turn-helix transcriptional regulator produces the protein MRYSDQICMRYQHAIEIIGKRWTGLILKVLIDGPLRFNELAERLQVVSDRMLSERLKELEAVGVIERRVLPETPVRVEYRLTEKGRALSPVIEAIEAWSQSWCDSSTCEHAEHAQAVAEVA, from the coding sequence ATGCGTTATAGCGATCAGATTTGTATGCGCTACCAGCATGCCATAGAAATTATTGGGAAACGCTGGACTGGCCTTATTCTCAAAGTGCTTATCGATGGCCCGCTGCGCTTTAACGAGCTGGCCGAGCGGCTGCAGGTGGTGAGCGACCGGATGCTCTCCGAGCGCCTGAAGGAGCTTGAGGCGGTGGGGGTGATCGAGCGGCGCGTGCTGCCCGAGACGCCGGTGCGGGTTGAGTACCGCCTGACCGAGAAGGGCCGCGCGCTCAGCCCGGTGATCGAGGCCATCGAGGCCTGGAGCCAGTCGTGGTGCGACTCCTCCACCTGCGAGCACGCCGAGCACGCACAGGCTGTGGCCGAGGTCGCATGA
- a CDS encoding alpha/beta fold hydrolase: protein MACQLGLGHNLAARHVHDLGLVLLFGGGLRGVVNVVPADLAGAQGAPPVLVGDLLGQFLKPCWHMRLISALILSAVSDYSDMFSLYQKVKPMTSSYGMLILHGFTGTRATVAPLVPVAESLGMAWSLPQLRGHWTKPEDMVGATYQDMLADALAAYDGLRARVDHVVVAGLSVGGLITLDLATRRPDVRALAVLAPALRYANRLAPLAPLLSRFIARFGGGDPYSGYSDPRYAEGIGNYEWFPTATFATVIQAVGGVERRLGQITAPVLVAGSRVDRVIPARASQIVYDKLGSRQKEMAWFDQTGHEMLIDCEGEAVCQRVRTFFAPLVG from the coding sequence ATGGCATGCCAGCTAGGGCTTGGCCACAACCTTGCCGCGCGGCACGTTCACGATCTCGGCCTCGTCCTCCTCTTCGGCGGGGGCCTGCGCGGAGTGGTCAACGTTGTACCCGCTGATCTGGCTGGCGCGCAGGGTGCGCCGCCGGTACTCGTCGGTGATCTTCTGGGCCAGTTTCTGAAGCCATGCTGGCATATGCGACTCATTTCTGCGCTCATTCTTTCCGCTGTGTCTGATTATAGCGACATGTTCTCTTTGTATCAAAAGGTGAAGCCGATGACCTCCTCGTATGGCATGCTGATCTTGCATGGCTTCACGGGCACGCGGGCGACGGTCGCGCCGCTGGTGCCGGTGGCCGAATCGCTGGGCATGGCCTGGTCGCTGCCGCAGCTGCGCGGCCACTGGACGAAGCCCGAGGACATGGTGGGCGCGACCTACCAGGACATGCTGGCCGATGCGCTGGCCGCCTACGACGGGCTGCGGGCCAGGGTGGACCATGTGGTGGTGGCCGGGCTGTCGGTGGGCGGCCTGATCACGCTGGATCTGGCCACGCGCCGCCCCGATGTGCGGGCGCTGGCCGTGCTGGCCCCGGCGCTGCGCTACGCCAACCGGCTGGCCCCACTGGCCCCGCTGCTGTCGCGGTTCATCGCGCGCTTTGGCGGCGGCGACCCCTACAGCGGCTACTCCGACCCGCGCTACGCCGAGGGCATCGGCAACTACGAGTGGTTCCCCACCGCCACCTTCGCCACCGTCATCCAGGCGGTGGGCGGCGTCGAGCGGCGGCTGGGCCAGATCACCGCGCCCGTGCTGGTGGCGGGGTCGCGGGTTGATCGCGTGATCCCCGCGCGGGCATCGCAGATCGTGTACGACAAGCTGGGGTCGCGCCAGAAGGAGATGGCCTGGTTCGATCAGACCGGCCACGAGATGCTGATCGACTGCGAGGGCGAGGCGGTGTGCCAGCGGGTGCGCACCTTCTTCGCGCCGCTGGTGGGCTAG
- the pyrE gene encoding orotate phosphoribosyltransferase has protein sequence MPVTSAEVARTLLGAHAVLLRPDSPFTFASGLRSPVYCDNRLLLGDVAARRVVAQAFAERVTGAEVLAGPATGGIPWAAWASEICGLPMAYVRSEPKAHGRGQQIEGAPLEGRRVLLLEDTVSTGGSVLNAADAVRAAGAELLGVICIFTWGWAETDSAFAQRDLPLTPLATLADLLAVAAEDGALADSQRAAVEAWAADPKGWGK, from the coding sequence ATGCCAGTAACTTCTGCTGAGGTGGCGCGCACGCTGCTGGGCGCGCATGCGGTGCTGCTGCGACCCGACTCGCCTTTTACCTTCGCATCCGGCCTGCGGTCGCCGGTGTACTGCGACAACCGGCTGCTGCTGGGCGATGTGGCGGCCCGCCGCGTGGTGGCGCAGGCCTTCGCCGAGCGCGTGACCGGGGCCGAGGTGCTGGCCGGGCCAGCCACCGGCGGCATCCCATGGGCGGCCTGGGCATCCGAGATCTGCGGGCTGCCAATGGCCTATGTGCGATCCGAGCCCAAGGCCCACGGGCGCGGCCAGCAGATTGAGGGCGCACCGCTAGAGGGCCGACGGGTGCTGCTGCTGGAGGATACGGTGAGCACGGGCGGCAGCGTGCTGAACGCGGCGGACGCCGTGCGCGCCGCCGGGGCCGAGCTGCTGGGCGTGATCTGCATCTTCACCTGGGGCTGGGCCGAGACCGACTCCGCCTTCGCGCAGCGCGACCTGCCGCTGACCCCGCTGGCCACGCTGGCCGACCTGCTGGCGGTGGCGGCGGAAGATGGCGCGCTGGCCGACTCGCAGCGGGCTGCGGTGGAGGCGTGGGCCGCCGACCCGAAGGGCTGGGGCAAGTAG
- a CDS encoding Hsp70 family protein — MRVGLDFGTTNSSAAIYRDGRISLLNLDPVNASPTVMRSTLFITREGVPSIGREAINRFAEGNVGREIEYEWRYIGEAEVTMAEVGTVMQSLYAVVDTNTPGRLFQSLKSHLRDSSFTGTDVFGTRYTLEALIGIVLKMILTQIEKDLGEKVEGMVVGRPVHYAHDPRLDALAISRMRQAAELAGLPPITFLPEPTAAALAYASTAHEQQHILVFDFGGGTLDVTVMRIDGKGNREVLATDGVPIGGDLLDRRIVMGKLLPHFGAGATLGARKLPLPAVLLDHLSEWQSIVDLTQPRYLDLIDEAIRTGDKPHELQALRTLVRENYGLPMYEAVERAKVGLSDARETAISMHVPGIDFDEPLERWDFNRLIGPDVREVGACIDRALEASGKRPADIDVVLRTGGSSRIPRFVTLLTEKFGAEKLREMDVFTGVASGLAVAAGEEVFWRQLAEEQSVTLT; from the coding sequence ATGCGCGTCGGACTTGATTTTGGAACCACCAACTCCAGCGCGGCCATCTACCGCGATGGACGCATCTCGCTCCTCAACCTCGATCCGGTCAACGCCAGCCCGACGGTCATGCGCTCGACGCTGTTTATCACCCGCGAGGGCGTGCCCAGCATCGGTCGCGAGGCGATCAACCGCTTCGCCGAGGGCAACGTGGGGCGCGAGATCGAGTACGAGTGGCGCTACATCGGCGAGGCCGAAGTGACCATGGCCGAGGTCGGCACGGTGATGCAGTCGCTCTACGCCGTGGTCGACACCAACACGCCGGGTCGGCTATTCCAGTCGCTCAAGTCGCACCTGCGCGACTCCTCATTCACCGGCACCGATGTGTTCGGCACCCGCTACACGCTTGAGGCCCTGATCGGCATCGTGCTGAAGATGATCCTCACGCAGATCGAAAAAGATCTGGGCGAGAAGGTCGAGGGCATGGTGGTCGGGAGGCCAGTGCACTACGCCCACGATCCCCGGCTCGACGCGCTGGCGATCAGCCGCATGCGCCAGGCCGCCGAGCTGGCCGGGCTGCCGCCCATCACCTTCCTTCCCGAGCCGACGGCGGCGGCGCTGGCCTACGCCTCCACCGCCCACGAGCAGCAGCACATCCTGGTGTTCGACTTCGGCGGCGGCACGCTGGATGTGACAGTGATGCGGATCGACGGCAAGGGCAACCGCGAGGTGCTGGCCACCGACGGCGTGCCGATCGGCGGCGACCTGCTGGACCGGCGGATTGTGATGGGCAAGCTGCTGCCGCACTTCGGCGCAGGCGCGACCCTGGGCGCGCGCAAGCTGCCGCTGCCCGCCGTGCTGCTCGACCACCTGAGCGAGTGGCAGAGCATCGTCGACCTGACACAGCCGCGCTACCTCGACCTGATCGACGAGGCCATCCGCACCGGCGACAAGCCCCACGAGCTGCAGGCCCTGCGCACGCTGGTGCGCGAGAACTACGGCCTGCCTATGTACGAGGCGGTTGAGCGCGCCAAGGTGGGCCTCAGCGACGCGCGAGAGACGGCGATCAGCATGCACGTGCCCGGCATCGACTTCGACGAGCCGCTGGAGCGCTGGGATTTCAACCGCCTGATCGGCCCCGACGTGCGCGAGGTGGGGGCCTGCATCGACCGTGCGCTGGAGGCCTCGGGCAAGCGCCCCGCCGACATCGACGTGGTGCTGCGCACCGGCGGATCCTCGCGCATCCCGCGCTTTGTCACCCTGCTCACCGAGAAGTTCGGGGCCGAGAAGCTGCGCGAGATGGATGTGTTCACCGGTGTGGCCTCAGGCCTGGCCGTGGCCGCTGGCGAGGAGGTATTCTGGCGCCAGCTCGCCGAGGAGCAATCGGTCACACTGACGTAA